A DNA window from Carassius gibelio isolate Cgi1373 ecotype wild population from Czech Republic chromosome A8, carGib1.2-hapl.c, whole genome shotgun sequence contains the following coding sequences:
- the LOC128018724 gene encoding small integral membrane protein 1 produces the protein MESSEASVQYDRWNEDNINMQEPHSQSRLIGLYNRLCTGQLGIVMKVGASLTMMVVIYTVGYITGYYVHRC, from the exons ATGGAATCGAGTGAGGCCAGTGTTCAGTACGACCGCTGGAATGAAGACAACATAAACATGCAAGAGCCGCATTCACAGTCCAGACTGATTGG TCTCTATAACAGACTGTGCACTGGTCAACTGGGCATTGTGATGAAAGTGGGAGCATCTTTGACCATGATGGTAGTTATATACACTGTTGGATACATCACAGGATACTACGTTCACCGATGCTGA
- the LOC128018716 gene encoding leucine-rich repeat-containing protein 47, with protein sequence MFRVTLDNMAEDGSLNIWPEIEKVEKENRRELVLQGSAVDKKIQSSGGLHARLYSLSLLNYLEISQCPSLHEIHENISHLSHLQSLILCRNKLTAVPKSIGDLKAIKVLDLSVNQLQALPEEICALSELNTLNVSCNSITALPDGLSKCVKLASINVSKNALSRLPDDLWCSKLELLSTIIASENAIEELSSEVHKLSALKVLDLSGNKLQELPWELADCSKLKETNFKGNKLKDKRLEKMVNGCQTKSVLDYLRAGGRGKGKGKQQDGEASEKLVSKKKSGGKQKGKKEAEEVDELNRMVVRVLHVSKVPTAVTVKVSEGIKDVRPYIVCCIVKGMNLRQGNALKRFLVAQTKLHDEICGKRTTATIATHDLGLLKAPLLYDVRPRDTLKIVPLGRKEMRAAELLELLQQEADELRKHKKRQNVSGLHKYLQLLDGKDLYPCLVDAEDHVVSFPPITNSERTKIKRSTQELFLEVTSSTSLQICKDVMDALIIRMAELNKLTFDVKEDVGSDEETDVTSAPPAEDPASPELTVVQVKVVDVDGNLKVVYPSKTDLMSDVSNLTVIR encoded by the exons ATGTTCCGGGTTACGTTGGACAACATGGCTGAAGATGGCTCGCTGAATATTTGGCCCGAAATAGAAAAGGTAGAAAAGGAGAATAGACGTGAGCTGGTGCTTCAGGGTTCAGCTGTTGACAAAAAGATCCAGAGCAGCGGCGGACTTCACGCGCGACTTTATTCCCTTTCTCTCCTAAACTACCTGGAGATCAGTCAGTGTCCCAGTTTACACGAGATCCACGAGAACATCAGCCATCTGTCCCATCTACAGAGTCTGATCCTCTGCAGGAACAAGCTCACTGCAGTCCCAAAAAGCATTGGCGATCTGAAGGCGATCAAAGTCCTGGATTTGTCCGTCAACCAGCTTCAGGCTTTGCCCGAGGAGATCTGTGCACTGAGCGAGCTCAACACTTTAAATGTCAGCTGCAACAGCATCACTGCTCTGCCGGATGGCCTTAGCAAGTGTGTAAAGCTCGCCAGCATCAATGTGTCCAAAAATGCACTCTCGCGGCTCCCAGACGACTTATGGTGCTCCAAGCTGGAGCTCCTCAGCACCATCATTGCATCAGAAAACGCGATAGAGGAGCTGAGCAGTGAGGTCCATAAACTGTCTGCGCTCAAG GTTTTGGATCTCTCCGGCAACAAGCTTCAGGAGCTTCCTTGGGAGCTGGCCGACTGCTCCAAGCTGAAAGAGACCAATTTTAAAGGAAACAAGCTGAAGGACAAGAGGCTTGAGAAAATGGTGAACGGCTGCCAAACCAAATCAGTCCTAGATTACCTGAGGGCAGGTGGGAGGGGGAAAGGGAAAGGCAAGCAACAGGATGGAGAGGCGAGCGAGAAGCTTGTCTCAAAGAAGAAAAGCGGTGGAAAGCAGAAAGGCAAAAAAGAGGCAGAGGAAGTGGATGAGCTTAATCGGATGGTTGTGAGAGTTCTGCATGTATCCAAAGTGCCAACAGCAGTTACAGTCAAAGTTTCTGAAGGCATCAAGGATGTCCGGCCATACATTGTGTGCTGCATTGTAAAAGGCATGAACCTCAGACAAGGAAATGCACTCAAGCGATTTCTGGTGGCTCAG ACCAAACTTCACGATGAGATTTGTGGCAAAAGGACAACGGCAACAATCGCAACTCATGACCTGGGCTTGCTCAAGGCTCCTCTGTTGTATGATGTCAGACCACGAGATACACTGAAG ATCGTTCCTCTTGGTCGTAAGGAGATGAGAGCAGCTGAACTGCTGGAGCTACTTCAACAGGAAGCAGATGAGCTAAGAAAACATAAAAAGCGACAGAACGTTTCAGGACTCCATAA aTACCTTCAACTCCTTGATGGGAAGGATCTTTACCCCTGCTTGGTTGACGCAGAGGATCATGTGGTCTCATTTCCACCAATCACAAACAGCGAGAGGACAAAg ATAAAGAGGTCCACACAAGAGCTGTTTTTAGAGGTGACGAGTTCCACCAGTCTGCAGATCTGTAAAGATGTCATGGACgcattgataata AGAATGGCAGAGCTTAATAAATTAACCTTTGATGTAAAGGAGGATGTGGGCTCAGATGAAGAGACTGATGTGACTTCAGCTCCTCCTGCAGAGGACCCGGCCTCCCCTGAGCTGACCGTAGTACAAGTGAAGGTAGTGGACGTAGATGGAAACCTTAAAGTGGTCTACCCGTCAAAAACCGACCTGATGTCTGACGTCAGCAATCTAACAGTCATCCGATAG
- the LOC128018713 gene encoding centrosomal protein of 104 kDa isoform X1: MPHKIDFSVISWSGHEGNYSGKNLMVHGPTVSGWRSTRFCPFPQEIILQLVERCRIRKLQLLAHQYLIPSKIEFHIGDRLPESSSPQQTHSLHRLGYVSLSDNEKTGFRARELKSVHVDAVGSYLKLTFHRNHVNQYNSYNQVALVALNILGDPVDGNEIWTALSKDQLIDQYLNNSQNSSALDGTHTGLSSYKCDSISPLDDLAFDMYQDPEVAHIIRLLDQKKQDMVREERFDLAKKLKQAIADLQKVGERLGRYDVEKHSAIEREDYDTAKQKKEQMEAYRLTVYQQLELHDLLDISQIQRIPELSNSEFPYPRVGTQKHVPHLADSPKKRRQRQSVKETDEQDTPKAASPKHTVAQTPLTPPHFPKTDISSLPYDERPLPALRKRSSGQPVSELDEMPPLTDTTTPSSLGATGQPEPLTEKAQREASLPIDIYGDSLVAGAYSKTWSYREDALLTVYKKLLEVPRGTPKAELRSMTRAAVFLCKKALTDKVSSVFLASLNLLRMILSEFIPNHQLGKSEISHCVEQTWNNLLSRTGESALRLRTPAITFIQEMALFKEVRAVQMVPVELVRPMQSSAPTRLALSRLELLEKLLEQLGTKDSGFTLDNVMRFLAGGLEHSAAPVRELSVRVVLAMYGLQGKAVLNYLPPDDNSTRKNVLYKNLFDSLAKLDGNTINTQKPKKGSEKEDGEKEKEEIRSLQEQLAVLKEISEKGKDNTRVPEKKAEKATKSAGVKKVNQSVPADVKGSEPSFANFLDNLCIFCGERDESFTEDGLDLHYWKHCPMLQRCLQCRQVVEIASLTEHLLTECEQRANFTQCPLCSEALTRDELTEHAQSASCNPPASGENCNHCPLCHENFASGEEVWKSHLMGIEGCKQNSRRRAVQQSTLSHAQGKTVSTAIAKTTTVISESKTRGLGRGSRIPAPASRTNRHTRIPPGKASTHRLLQA; this comes from the exons ATGCCTCATAAGATAGACTTCTCTGTGATCAGCTGGTCTGGTCATGAAGGAAACTACAGTGGCAAAAATCTGATGGTCCACGGGCCCACTGTCAGTGGCTGGAGATCCACCAG GTTCTGTCCATTCCCTCAGGAAATCATATTGCAGTTGGTTGAGAGATGTCGAATCAGGAAACTCCAGCTACTGGCCCATCAGTACCTGATCCCATCCAAGATCGAGTTCCACATTGGAGACAGACTGCCAGAGTCCAGCTCACCCCAACAGACCCATAGTCTTCACAGATTGGG GTACGTGTCTCTCTCTGACAACGAGAAGACTGGTTTCAGAGCCAGAGAACTGAAATCTGTTCATGTTGATGCTGTTGGGTCTTACTTGAAGCTCACCTTTCACAGAAACCATGTTAATCAATACAACAGCTACAATCAG GTTGCATTGGTGGCCCTAAATATTTTGGGTGACCCTGTGGATGGAAATGAGATTTGGACAGCA CTAAGCAAAGATCAGCTGATTGATCAGTATCTAAACAACAGCCAAAACAGCTCAGCTTTGGACGGCACACACACTGG GCTCTCAAGTTATAAATGTGACTCTATCTCACCGCTCGATGACTTGGCGTTTGACATGTATCAGGACCCTGAGGTGGCCCACATCATTCGTTTACTGGACCAGAAAAAACAGGACATGGTTCGAGAGGAAAGATTTGATCTGGCCAAAAAACTCAAACAAGCTATCGCAGACCTCCAAAAG gtGGGTGAGCGTTTGGGCCGGTATGATGTGGAGAAACACAGTGCCATAGAACGAGAGGACTATGACACAGCTAAGCAGAAAAAGGAACAAATGGAAGCTTACAGGCTCACAGTCTACCAGCAGCTGGAGCTCCATGACCTGCTGGACATCAGTCAG ATCCAGAGAATTCCCGAGCTTTCCAACTCTGAATTCCCCTATCCACGTGTTGGGACACAGAAACACGTGCCTCATCTAGCAGACTCACCCAAGAAGAGAAGACAGAGGCAAAGTGTGAAGGAGACTGATGAGCAGGACACTCCAAAAGCAGCTAGCCCCAAACATACAGTCGCCCAAACACCCCTCACTCCTCCTCACTTCCCCAAGACCGAT ATCAGTTCTCTTCCTTATGATGAGAGGCCTTTACCTGCTCTTAGGAAGAGGTCGAGTGGTCAGCCAGTCAGTGAGCTCGATGAGATGCCCCCTCTGACGGACACAACCACCCCATCTAGCCTTGGGGCCACAGGACAACCAGAACCGCTcacagagaaagctcagagagaGGCCAGTCTGCCCATCGACATCTATGGAGACAGTCTG GTGGCCGGGGCCTATTCCAAGACGTGGTCCTACAGGGAGGATGCTTTGCTGACAGTCTACAAGAAACTGTTGGAGGTTCCACGTGGAACCCCAAAAGCAGAACTGCGGAGCATGACCAGAGCAGCTGTGTTCCTCTGCAAGAAAGCTCTCACAGATAAAGTGTCATCT gTGTTTCTTGCATCTCTGAATCTGCTTCGAATGATTCTGAGTGAGTTTATTCCCAACCATCAGCTGGGCAAATCTGAGATCAGTCACTGTGTGGAACAGACTTGGAATAATCTGCTCTCCAGGACCGGAGAATCAGCCCTGAGACTGAGAACCCCAGCTATTACCTTCATACAG GAAATGGCTTTATTTAAGGAGGTGCGAGCTGTGCAGATGGTTCCTGTGGAGCTTGTGAGGCCCATGCAGAGCAGTGCACCCACCAGACTGGCGCTGAGCAGACTGGAACTGCTGGAGAAGCTTCTGGAACAGCTGGGCACCAAGGACTCTGGCTTCACCCTTGACAACGTCATGCGG tTTCTGGCAGGTGGACTGGAGCACAGTGCTGCCCCGGTGCGGGAACTCTCTGTGAGAGTTGTCCTGGCTATGTACGGTCTTCAAGGAAAAGCAGTTCTGAATTATCTGCCACCTGATGACAACAGCACACGTAAAAATGTCCTCTACAAGAACCTTTTTGACTCACTTGCAAAATTAGATGGAAACACCATCAACACACAG AAGCCAAAAAAAGGGTCAGAAAAAgaagatggagagaaagaaaaagaggaaatcagGAGCTTGCAAGAGCAGCTTGCAGTGCTGAAGGAGATCAGT GAGAAAGGGAAGGACAATACTAGAGTACCTGAGAAAAAAGCTGAGAAGGCAACCAAATCAG CAGGTGTTAAGAAGGTAAACCAGTCTGTACCTGCTGATGTGAAAGGCAGCGAACCATCTTTTGCTAACTTCTTAGACAA TCTGTGTATTTTCTGTGGAGAGAGAGATGAATCATTCACTGAGGATGGACTCGATCTTCACTACTGGAAACACTGTCCGATGCTGCAGCGCTGCCTTCAGTGcagacag GTGGTGGAGATTGCAAGCCTGACAGAGCACTTGCTGACTGAGTGTGAGCAGAGGGCAAATTTTACCCAGTGTCCTCTCTGCTCTGAAGCTCTCACCCGAGATGAGCTAACTGAACATGCTCAAAGCGCTTCTTGCAATC CACCTGCTTCTGGAGAAAACTGTAATCACTGTCCTCTCTGCCATGAAAACTTCGCCTCAGGGGAGGAG GTCTGGAAGTCTCACCTCATGGGAATTGAGGGTTGTAAACAGAACTCACGGAGGAGAGCGGTACAGCAGAGCACTCTCTCACATGCACAAG GAAAAACGGTCAGCACAGCCATAGCTAAAACTACAACGGTCATATCCGAGTCCAAGACTCGAGGGCTGGGCAGGGGCAGTCGTATCCCCGCTCCTGCTTCTAGGACCAACAGACACACCAGAATTCCTCCAGGAAAGGCTTCTACCCACAGACTACTACAGGCATAG
- the LOC128018713 gene encoding centrosomal protein of 104 kDa isoform X2, with protein sequence MPHKIDFSVISWSGHEGNYSGKNLMVHGPTVSGWRSTRFCPFPQEIILQLVERCRIRKLQLLAHQYLIPSKIEFHIGDRLPESSSPQQTHSLHRLGYVSLSDNEKTGFRARELKSVHVDAVGSYLKLTFHRNHVNQYNSYNQVALVALNILGDPVDGNEIWTALSKDQLIDQYLNNSQNSSALDGTHTGLSSYKCDSISPLDDLAFDMYQDPEVAHIIRLLDQKKQDMVREERFDLAKKLKQAIADLQKVGERLGRYDVEKHSAIEREDYDTAKQKKEQMEAYRLTVYQQLELHDLLDISQIQRIPELSNSEFPYPRVGTQKHVPHLADSPKKRRQRQSVKETDEQDTPKAASPKHTVAQTPLTPPHFPKTDISSLPYDERPLPALRKRSSGQPVSELDEMPPLTDTTTPSSLGATGQPEPLTEKAQREASLPIDIYGDSLVAGAYSKTWSYREDALLTVYKKLLEVPRGTPKAELRSMTRAAVFLCKKALTDKVSSVFLASLNLLRMILSEFIPNHQLGKSEISHCVEQTWNNLLSRTGESALRLRTPAITFIQEMALFKEVRAVQMVPVELVRPMQSSAPTRLALSRLELLEKLLEQLGTKDSGFTLDNVMRFLAGGLEHSAAPVRELSVRVVLAMYGLQGKAVLNYLPPDDNSTRKNVLYKNLFDSLAKLDGNTINTQKPKKGSEKEDGEKEKEEIRSLQEQLAVLKEISEKGKDNTRVPEKKAEKATKSGVKKVNQSVPADVKGSEPSFANFLDNLCIFCGERDESFTEDGLDLHYWKHCPMLQRCLQCRQVVEIASLTEHLLTECEQRANFTQCPLCSEALTRDELTEHAQSASCNPPASGENCNHCPLCHENFASGEEVWKSHLMGIEGCKQNSRRRAVQQSTLSHAQGKTVSTAIAKTTTVISESKTRGLGRGSRIPAPASRTNRHTRIPPGKASTHRLLQA encoded by the exons ATGCCTCATAAGATAGACTTCTCTGTGATCAGCTGGTCTGGTCATGAAGGAAACTACAGTGGCAAAAATCTGATGGTCCACGGGCCCACTGTCAGTGGCTGGAGATCCACCAG GTTCTGTCCATTCCCTCAGGAAATCATATTGCAGTTGGTTGAGAGATGTCGAATCAGGAAACTCCAGCTACTGGCCCATCAGTACCTGATCCCATCCAAGATCGAGTTCCACATTGGAGACAGACTGCCAGAGTCCAGCTCACCCCAACAGACCCATAGTCTTCACAGATTGGG GTACGTGTCTCTCTCTGACAACGAGAAGACTGGTTTCAGAGCCAGAGAACTGAAATCTGTTCATGTTGATGCTGTTGGGTCTTACTTGAAGCTCACCTTTCACAGAAACCATGTTAATCAATACAACAGCTACAATCAG GTTGCATTGGTGGCCCTAAATATTTTGGGTGACCCTGTGGATGGAAATGAGATTTGGACAGCA CTAAGCAAAGATCAGCTGATTGATCAGTATCTAAACAACAGCCAAAACAGCTCAGCTTTGGACGGCACACACACTGG GCTCTCAAGTTATAAATGTGACTCTATCTCACCGCTCGATGACTTGGCGTTTGACATGTATCAGGACCCTGAGGTGGCCCACATCATTCGTTTACTGGACCAGAAAAAACAGGACATGGTTCGAGAGGAAAGATTTGATCTGGCCAAAAAACTCAAACAAGCTATCGCAGACCTCCAAAAG gtGGGTGAGCGTTTGGGCCGGTATGATGTGGAGAAACACAGTGCCATAGAACGAGAGGACTATGACACAGCTAAGCAGAAAAAGGAACAAATGGAAGCTTACAGGCTCACAGTCTACCAGCAGCTGGAGCTCCATGACCTGCTGGACATCAGTCAG ATCCAGAGAATTCCCGAGCTTTCCAACTCTGAATTCCCCTATCCACGTGTTGGGACACAGAAACACGTGCCTCATCTAGCAGACTCACCCAAGAAGAGAAGACAGAGGCAAAGTGTGAAGGAGACTGATGAGCAGGACACTCCAAAAGCAGCTAGCCCCAAACATACAGTCGCCCAAACACCCCTCACTCCTCCTCACTTCCCCAAGACCGAT ATCAGTTCTCTTCCTTATGATGAGAGGCCTTTACCTGCTCTTAGGAAGAGGTCGAGTGGTCAGCCAGTCAGTGAGCTCGATGAGATGCCCCCTCTGACGGACACAACCACCCCATCTAGCCTTGGGGCCACAGGACAACCAGAACCGCTcacagagaaagctcagagagaGGCCAGTCTGCCCATCGACATCTATGGAGACAGTCTG GTGGCCGGGGCCTATTCCAAGACGTGGTCCTACAGGGAGGATGCTTTGCTGACAGTCTACAAGAAACTGTTGGAGGTTCCACGTGGAACCCCAAAAGCAGAACTGCGGAGCATGACCAGAGCAGCTGTGTTCCTCTGCAAGAAAGCTCTCACAGATAAAGTGTCATCT gTGTTTCTTGCATCTCTGAATCTGCTTCGAATGATTCTGAGTGAGTTTATTCCCAACCATCAGCTGGGCAAATCTGAGATCAGTCACTGTGTGGAACAGACTTGGAATAATCTGCTCTCCAGGACCGGAGAATCAGCCCTGAGACTGAGAACCCCAGCTATTACCTTCATACAG GAAATGGCTTTATTTAAGGAGGTGCGAGCTGTGCAGATGGTTCCTGTGGAGCTTGTGAGGCCCATGCAGAGCAGTGCACCCACCAGACTGGCGCTGAGCAGACTGGAACTGCTGGAGAAGCTTCTGGAACAGCTGGGCACCAAGGACTCTGGCTTCACCCTTGACAACGTCATGCGG tTTCTGGCAGGTGGACTGGAGCACAGTGCTGCCCCGGTGCGGGAACTCTCTGTGAGAGTTGTCCTGGCTATGTACGGTCTTCAAGGAAAAGCAGTTCTGAATTATCTGCCACCTGATGACAACAGCACACGTAAAAATGTCCTCTACAAGAACCTTTTTGACTCACTTGCAAAATTAGATGGAAACACCATCAACACACAG AAGCCAAAAAAAGGGTCAGAAAAAgaagatggagagaaagaaaaagaggaaatcagGAGCTTGCAAGAGCAGCTTGCAGTGCTGAAGGAGATCAGT GAGAAAGGGAAGGACAATACTAGAGTACCTGAGAAAAAAGCTGAGAAGGCAACCAAATCAG GTGTTAAGAAGGTAAACCAGTCTGTACCTGCTGATGTGAAAGGCAGCGAACCATCTTTTGCTAACTTCTTAGACAA TCTGTGTATTTTCTGTGGAGAGAGAGATGAATCATTCACTGAGGATGGACTCGATCTTCACTACTGGAAACACTGTCCGATGCTGCAGCGCTGCCTTCAGTGcagacag GTGGTGGAGATTGCAAGCCTGACAGAGCACTTGCTGACTGAGTGTGAGCAGAGGGCAAATTTTACCCAGTGTCCTCTCTGCTCTGAAGCTCTCACCCGAGATGAGCTAACTGAACATGCTCAAAGCGCTTCTTGCAATC CACCTGCTTCTGGAGAAAACTGTAATCACTGTCCTCTCTGCCATGAAAACTTCGCCTCAGGGGAGGAG GTCTGGAAGTCTCACCTCATGGGAATTGAGGGTTGTAAACAGAACTCACGGAGGAGAGCGGTACAGCAGAGCACTCTCTCACATGCACAAG GAAAAACGGTCAGCACAGCCATAGCTAAAACTACAACGGTCATATCCGAGTCCAAGACTCGAGGGCTGGGCAGGGGCAGTCGTATCCCCGCTCCTGCTTCTAGGACCAACAGACACACCAGAATTCCTCCAGGAAAGGCTTCTACCCACAGACTACTACAGGCATAG
- the LOC128018713 gene encoding centrosomal protein of 104 kDa isoform X3, translating to MPHKIDFSVISWSGHEGNYSGKNLMVHGPTVSGWRSTRFCPFPQEIILQLVERCRIRKLQLLAHQYLIPSKIEFHIGDRLPESSSPQQTHSLHRLGYVSLSDNEKTGFRARELKSVHVDAVGSYLKLTFHRNHVNQYNSYNQVALVALNILGDPVDGNEIWTALSKDQLIDQYLNNSQNSSALDGTHTGLSSYKCDSISPLDDLAFDMYQDPEVAHIIRLLDQKKQDMVREERFDLAKKLKQAIADLQKVGERLGRYDVEKHSAIEREDYDTAKQKKEQMEAYRLTVYQQLELHDLLDISQIQRIPELSNSEFPYPRVGTQKHVPHLADSPKKRRQRQSVKETDEQDTPKAASPKHTVAQTPLTPPHFPKTDISSLPYDERPLPALRKRSSGQPVSELDEMPPLTDTTTPSSLGATGQPEPLTEKAQREASLPIDIYGDSLVAGAYSKTWSYREDALLTVYKKLLEVPRGTPKAELRSMTRAAVFLCKKALTDKVSSLGKSEISHCVEQTWNNLLSRTGESALRLRTPAITFIQEMALFKEVRAVQMVPVELVRPMQSSAPTRLALSRLELLEKLLEQLGTKDSGFTLDNVMRFLAGGLEHSAAPVRELSVRVVLAMYGLQGKAVLNYLPPDDNSTRKNVLYKNLFDSLAKLDGNTINTQKPKKGSEKEDGEKEKEEIRSLQEQLAVLKEISEKGKDNTRVPEKKAEKATKSAGVKKVNQSVPADVKGSEPSFANFLDNLCIFCGERDESFTEDGLDLHYWKHCPMLQRCLQCRQVVEIASLTEHLLTECEQRANFTQCPLCSEALTRDELTEHAQSASCNPPASGENCNHCPLCHENFASGEEVWKSHLMGIEGCKQNSRRRAVQQSTLSHAQGKTVSTAIAKTTTVISESKTRGLGRGSRIPAPASRTNRHTRIPPGKASTHRLLQA from the exons ATGCCTCATAAGATAGACTTCTCTGTGATCAGCTGGTCTGGTCATGAAGGAAACTACAGTGGCAAAAATCTGATGGTCCACGGGCCCACTGTCAGTGGCTGGAGATCCACCAG GTTCTGTCCATTCCCTCAGGAAATCATATTGCAGTTGGTTGAGAGATGTCGAATCAGGAAACTCCAGCTACTGGCCCATCAGTACCTGATCCCATCCAAGATCGAGTTCCACATTGGAGACAGACTGCCAGAGTCCAGCTCACCCCAACAGACCCATAGTCTTCACAGATTGGG GTACGTGTCTCTCTCTGACAACGAGAAGACTGGTTTCAGAGCCAGAGAACTGAAATCTGTTCATGTTGATGCTGTTGGGTCTTACTTGAAGCTCACCTTTCACAGAAACCATGTTAATCAATACAACAGCTACAATCAG GTTGCATTGGTGGCCCTAAATATTTTGGGTGACCCTGTGGATGGAAATGAGATTTGGACAGCA CTAAGCAAAGATCAGCTGATTGATCAGTATCTAAACAACAGCCAAAACAGCTCAGCTTTGGACGGCACACACACTGG GCTCTCAAGTTATAAATGTGACTCTATCTCACCGCTCGATGACTTGGCGTTTGACATGTATCAGGACCCTGAGGTGGCCCACATCATTCGTTTACTGGACCAGAAAAAACAGGACATGGTTCGAGAGGAAAGATTTGATCTGGCCAAAAAACTCAAACAAGCTATCGCAGACCTCCAAAAG gtGGGTGAGCGTTTGGGCCGGTATGATGTGGAGAAACACAGTGCCATAGAACGAGAGGACTATGACACAGCTAAGCAGAAAAAGGAACAAATGGAAGCTTACAGGCTCACAGTCTACCAGCAGCTGGAGCTCCATGACCTGCTGGACATCAGTCAG ATCCAGAGAATTCCCGAGCTTTCCAACTCTGAATTCCCCTATCCACGTGTTGGGACACAGAAACACGTGCCTCATCTAGCAGACTCACCCAAGAAGAGAAGACAGAGGCAAAGTGTGAAGGAGACTGATGAGCAGGACACTCCAAAAGCAGCTAGCCCCAAACATACAGTCGCCCAAACACCCCTCACTCCTCCTCACTTCCCCAAGACCGAT ATCAGTTCTCTTCCTTATGATGAGAGGCCTTTACCTGCTCTTAGGAAGAGGTCGAGTGGTCAGCCAGTCAGTGAGCTCGATGAGATGCCCCCTCTGACGGACACAACCACCCCATCTAGCCTTGGGGCCACAGGACAACCAGAACCGCTcacagagaaagctcagagagaGGCCAGTCTGCCCATCGACATCTATGGAGACAGTCTG GTGGCCGGGGCCTATTCCAAGACGTGGTCCTACAGGGAGGATGCTTTGCTGACAGTCTACAAGAAACTGTTGGAGGTTCCACGTGGAACCCCAAAAGCAGAACTGCGGAGCATGACCAGAGCAGCTGTGTTCCTCTGCAAGAAAGCTCTCACAGATAAAGTGTCATCT CTGGGCAAATCTGAGATCAGTCACTGTGTGGAACAGACTTGGAATAATCTGCTCTCCAGGACCGGAGAATCAGCCCTGAGACTGAGAACCCCAGCTATTACCTTCATACAG GAAATGGCTTTATTTAAGGAGGTGCGAGCTGTGCAGATGGTTCCTGTGGAGCTTGTGAGGCCCATGCAGAGCAGTGCACCCACCAGACTGGCGCTGAGCAGACTGGAACTGCTGGAGAAGCTTCTGGAACAGCTGGGCACCAAGGACTCTGGCTTCACCCTTGACAACGTCATGCGG tTTCTGGCAGGTGGACTGGAGCACAGTGCTGCCCCGGTGCGGGAACTCTCTGTGAGAGTTGTCCTGGCTATGTACGGTCTTCAAGGAAAAGCAGTTCTGAATTATCTGCCACCTGATGACAACAGCACACGTAAAAATGTCCTCTACAAGAACCTTTTTGACTCACTTGCAAAATTAGATGGAAACACCATCAACACACAG AAGCCAAAAAAAGGGTCAGAAAAAgaagatggagagaaagaaaaagaggaaatcagGAGCTTGCAAGAGCAGCTTGCAGTGCTGAAGGAGATCAGT GAGAAAGGGAAGGACAATACTAGAGTACCTGAGAAAAAAGCTGAGAAGGCAACCAAATCAG CAGGTGTTAAGAAGGTAAACCAGTCTGTACCTGCTGATGTGAAAGGCAGCGAACCATCTTTTGCTAACTTCTTAGACAA TCTGTGTATTTTCTGTGGAGAGAGAGATGAATCATTCACTGAGGATGGACTCGATCTTCACTACTGGAAACACTGTCCGATGCTGCAGCGCTGCCTTCAGTGcagacag GTGGTGGAGATTGCAAGCCTGACAGAGCACTTGCTGACTGAGTGTGAGCAGAGGGCAAATTTTACCCAGTGTCCTCTCTGCTCTGAAGCTCTCACCCGAGATGAGCTAACTGAACATGCTCAAAGCGCTTCTTGCAATC CACCTGCTTCTGGAGAAAACTGTAATCACTGTCCTCTCTGCCATGAAAACTTCGCCTCAGGGGAGGAG GTCTGGAAGTCTCACCTCATGGGAATTGAGGGTTGTAAACAGAACTCACGGAGGAGAGCGGTACAGCAGAGCACTCTCTCACATGCACAAG GAAAAACGGTCAGCACAGCCATAGCTAAAACTACAACGGTCATATCCGAGTCCAAGACTCGAGGGCTGGGCAGGGGCAGTCGTATCCCCGCTCCTGCTTCTAGGACCAACAGACACACCAGAATTCCTCCAGGAAAGGCTTCTACCCACAGACTACTACAGGCATAG